A window of the Vibrio ostreae genome harbors these coding sequences:
- the oppF gene encoding murein tripeptide/oligopeptide ABC transporter ATP binding protein OppF has protein sequence MSADKALLLDVKDLKVHFSIAAKSAWPWTKPSTLKAVDGVNVRLYQGETLGVVGESGCGKSTFARAIIGLVQATEGEVVWLGQDLTRMQEVKRRETRKEIQMIFQDPLASLNPRMTVGDIIAEPLQTFYPQLSKQEVKDRVKEMMAKVGLLPNVINRYPHEFSGGQCQRIGIARALILKPKMIICDEPVSALDVSIQAQVVNLLKELQNELGLSLVFIAHDLSVVKHISDRVLVMYLGNAVELGESDALFANPKHPYTKALMSAVPIPDPNLERSKTIQMLEGDLPSPINPPSGCVFRTRCPQATAECAKTKPQIKGSDVHSVSCLHVEV, from the coding sequence ATGAGCGCAGATAAAGCATTACTGTTAGACGTAAAAGATCTTAAGGTTCATTTCAGCATTGCCGCTAAGTCGGCCTGGCCATGGACCAAACCATCGACACTGAAAGCCGTGGACGGCGTCAATGTACGCCTCTATCAGGGTGAAACTCTGGGCGTGGTAGGTGAATCCGGCTGTGGTAAGTCGACCTTTGCCCGTGCCATTATCGGATTGGTTCAGGCTACCGAAGGTGAAGTGGTGTGGCTCGGTCAGGACCTGACCCGGATGCAGGAAGTCAAACGCCGTGAAACGCGTAAAGAAATTCAAATGATTTTCCAGGATCCGCTAGCGTCTCTTAACCCGCGAATGACGGTTGGTGACATTATTGCTGAGCCGCTGCAGACCTTTTATCCGCAACTGTCCAAGCAGGAAGTCAAAGACCGGGTTAAAGAGATGATGGCCAAAGTGGGCCTGCTGCCGAACGTCATTAACCGCTATCCGCACGAGTTCTCCGGCGGCCAGTGTCAGCGTATCGGCATTGCCCGCGCTCTGATTCTGAAGCCGAAAATGATCATCTGTGATGAGCCGGTATCAGCACTGGACGTCTCGATTCAGGCCCAGGTGGTTAACCTGCTCAAAGAGCTGCAGAATGAGCTGGGTCTGAGCCTGGTATTCATCGCGCACGACTTATCCGTGGTGAAGCACATTTCTGACCGTGTGCTGGTGATGTATTTGGGTAATGCGGTCGAGCTGGGGGAGTCGGATGCACTGTTTGCCAACCCGAAGCACCCATACACCAAGGCCCTGATGTCAGCGGTACCGATTCCGGATCCGAATCTGGAGCGCAGTAAAACCATTCAGATGCTGGAAGGGGATTTGCCGTCTCCGATTAATCCGCCATCGGGTTGTGTATTCCGTACTCGTTGTCCGCAGGCAACGGCGGAATGTGCTAAGACCAAGCCCCAAATCAAAGGGAGTGACGTCCACTCCGTCTCTTGTTTACACGTTGAGGTGTAA
- a CDS encoding aminoimidazole riboside kinase has protein sequence MNRVWVTGDAVIDLIPDGEQHYLKCPGGAPANVAVAIARLGGNTAFFGRVGKDPFGQFLAQTLQSEGVNIDHLHFDPLHRTSTVVVDLDDDGERSFTFMVKPSADQFLQTEDIPDFRAGEWLHVCSIALANEPSRSSTLAAMKKMKQAGGFISFDPNLREEVWNDPSELINVVMQAVALADVAKFSEQELTQLTRTASIEDGLQALRSYDLPLTVITQGAKGALAVTAEGQQLLSGKAVKPVDTTGAGDAFVGGLLATLAQHEQWQTEPSIHEAVQSANGCGALATTEKGAMTALPNQQALMVFLQS, from the coding sequence ATGAACAGAGTATGGGTCACCGGAGACGCAGTGATTGATTTGATTCCGGACGGCGAGCAACATTACCTCAAGTGTCCGGGCGGCGCGCCAGCCAACGTGGCTGTCGCTATCGCCCGACTCGGTGGTAACACCGCCTTTTTTGGCCGGGTGGGTAAAGATCCCTTCGGACAATTTCTGGCACAGACACTTCAAAGTGAAGGGGTCAATATTGACCACCTTCACTTTGACCCTTTACATCGCACCTCTACGGTCGTTGTTGATCTGGATGATGACGGTGAACGCAGCTTTACTTTTATGGTGAAGCCAAGCGCAGACCAGTTCCTGCAAACTGAGGATATTCCTGATTTTCGGGCAGGAGAATGGTTACACGTATGTTCTATCGCGCTTGCTAACGAACCGAGCCGCAGCTCAACTCTGGCGGCAATGAAGAAAATGAAACAAGCCGGTGGATTTATCAGCTTCGATCCTAACCTACGTGAGGAAGTATGGAACGATCCGAGTGAACTCATTAACGTGGTCATGCAGGCGGTCGCGCTGGCCGATGTCGCCAAATTCTCCGAACAAGAACTTACGCAACTGACACGCACAGCGTCTATCGAGGATGGTCTGCAAGCCCTGCGCAGTTACGACCTGCCGCTGACCGTGATTACACAGGGCGCGAAAGGCGCGCTGGCAGTGACCGCAGAGGGGCAACAACTGCTCAGCGGCAAAGCAGTAAAACCGGTCGATACTACAGGGGCCGGTGATGCGTTTGTCGGCGGGTTACTGGCCACACTGGCACAACATGAACAATGGCAAACCGAGCCTTCTATCCATGAGGCGGTGCAATCGGCTAATGGTTGTGGCGCTCTGGCGACCACTGAAAAAGGGGCGATGACCGCTTTACCCAATCAACAGGCATTAATGGTATTCCTGCAGTCGTAA
- a CDS encoding glycoside hydrolase family 32 protein: MSLQRLIELAGGLDNIQRILAPDGRIVVAVSDRHAVCSLPDEVTAESVLGEWQLSIKRDNTIQDEDLALVGRSIAARQQRKAAQYRVARPSHYRPQWHISPPQGLLNDPNGFIYHDGAYHLFYQWYPYSCEHKDKYWVHLTSDDLISWHWQSVALTPSDWFDSHGVFSGHAVSHGDDLMLFYTGNTRLGPDRQRQTMQCAARMNADGQFEKLGPLIRELPPGVTEHIRDPKVAFHQGRWHMLLGAQTESLQGRLAVYHSDDLLNWQFDKLYGDELSPYGYMWECPDWFELGNEWFVVFGPQGIESENLHHNIVHQNRIFRVNQDEQGGFDFIEGWALDEGFDFYAPQSVQTPDGRRVMCGWMGLPDELDQPSCDHGWLHQLTSMRELRWLNGRVLQQPAAELDLLRGETRQVNLNDKPLDLSTKSFELVVTLAWGSELHLMHDDKHKVVLTLDKQQGVLRFDRSQTLIRQGDTIRELVLNSESVTLQILADSSSLEIFINGGEQVMTGRVFTPEHATRISLQGAAVSGRVTLLHSAHAPFVDA; encoded by the coding sequence ATGTCGTTACAGAGACTTATCGAACTCGCGGGCGGGCTCGATAACATTCAACGGATTTTGGCGCCGGACGGGCGCATAGTCGTTGCGGTATCCGATCGCCACGCTGTCTGTTCACTACCAGATGAGGTCACGGCGGAGTCCGTACTCGGAGAGTGGCAACTGAGTATAAAACGTGATAATACCATTCAGGATGAGGATCTGGCCTTGGTCGGCCGCTCTATTGCCGCCAGGCAGCAGAGAAAAGCCGCGCAGTATCGTGTCGCCCGGCCATCTCACTATCGCCCGCAGTGGCATATTTCTCCGCCGCAAGGCTTGCTCAACGATCCCAATGGTTTTATCTACCATGATGGGGCTTACCACCTGTTCTATCAATGGTATCCATATTCCTGTGAGCACAAAGACAAATACTGGGTTCATCTCACAAGTGATGATTTGATTAGCTGGCACTGGCAGTCTGTGGCCTTAACCCCGTCCGACTGGTTTGACAGTCACGGGGTCTTTTCCGGCCATGCAGTCAGTCATGGCGATGATTTAATGCTGTTTTATACCGGCAATACTCGTTTGGGGCCTGATCGTCAACGCCAGACTATGCAGTGTGCGGCCCGTATGAACGCAGACGGGCAGTTTGAAAAATTAGGACCGCTGATTCGAGAGTTGCCGCCGGGGGTGACCGAACATATCCGTGACCCGAAAGTGGCGTTTCATCAAGGGCGCTGGCATATGTTGCTGGGTGCTCAGACCGAATCTCTGCAGGGACGACTTGCCGTTTATCATTCTGATGATCTGCTTAACTGGCAGTTTGATAAGCTATATGGTGATGAGCTTTCTCCTTACGGTTATATGTGGGAGTGCCCGGACTGGTTTGAGCTTGGCAATGAATGGTTTGTGGTGTTTGGCCCGCAAGGCATTGAATCTGAAAACCTGCATCACAATATTGTGCATCAAAACCGTATCTTCCGCGTTAATCAGGATGAGCAGGGCGGCTTTGATTTTATCGAAGGCTGGGCCCTGGACGAAGGGTTTGATTTTTATGCGCCGCAAAGTGTACAAACCCCGGACGGACGCCGTGTGATGTGCGGCTGGATGGGATTACCGGATGAGTTAGATCAACCGAGTTGTGATCATGGTTGGCTGCACCAGTTAACCTCGATGCGTGAATTACGCTGGCTTAACGGGCGGGTGCTGCAACAGCCGGCGGCTGAACTGGATTTACTGCGTGGTGAAACCCGTCAGGTCAACTTGAATGATAAGCCGCTTGACCTGAGTACCAAGAGTTTCGAGCTGGTGGTCACGCTGGCGTGGGGCAGCGAACTGCATCTGATGCATGACGATAAACATAAAGTGGTACTGACGCTGGATAAACAGCAGGGTGTGCTGCGTTTTGATCGCTCCCAAACCTTGATCCGCCAGGGCGATACAATCCGTGAACTGGTGTTGAACAGTGAGTCGGTAACATTGCAGATTCTGGCCGACAGCTCATCACTGGAAATTTTTATTAATGGTGGTGAGCAGGTAATGACCGGACGTGTATTCACTCCTGAGCATGCAACCCGGATCTCTCTGCAAGGTGCCGCTGTCAGTGGCAGAGTGACTCTTCTTCATTCTGCTCACGCGCCGTTTGTTGACGCATAA
- a CDS encoding carbohydrate porin, with product MKTKALTIAISLALLPTTSVFAQSDLATLEARINELESRLTQNEQTAQQAEQKASSFEFHGYARAGLLINDNFNGAVGTGPYMTAAGALGAPVGRLGLEDDNYLEANLIHNRVMDDGSKARFKIMLADGVETNNEWTADDSQLNVRQVYAELSSLPSFSGAFANATLWAGKRFDRDNFDIHFLDSDIVFLSGSGAGIYDVQMSDSWKANFSLYGRDFGDIDSSSTDIENYVATMNNHIGPFQVMLSGMKSADNQDRASEAASPTQRAENGIHALFAYHGDSFYGIQDGFSKTGILLGQGLGAELKGIGSNGDLNDDAKAVRLFSYGVTQFADNWRIAPALMAEYSQDRIKNNDEFIWATANVRFAQELTENFEMVYEGTYQYMDMDNSVEKAKGSFYKATLAPTFKLATSAGFFDRPEIRFAVSYVDWSSELDDYAVSLASDASTMGNGGETVFALQMETWF from the coding sequence ATGAAGACAAAAGCCCTGACGATCGCTATCTCGCTTGCCCTGCTACCGACCACTTCTGTATTCGCACAGAGTGATTTAGCAACTCTGGAAGCCCGGATTAACGAGCTGGAATCACGTCTGACCCAGAACGAGCAAACCGCCCAGCAGGCGGAACAGAAAGCATCATCGTTCGAATTTCACGGTTATGCCCGTGCCGGACTGTTAATCAATGACAACTTTAACGGTGCGGTCGGCACCGGTCCTTACATGACCGCCGCAGGCGCGCTGGGCGCACCGGTTGGCCGTCTCGGACTGGAAGATGACAATTACCTCGAAGCGAATCTGATTCATAACCGGGTGATGGACGATGGTTCAAAAGCACGATTTAAGATCATGCTGGCCGACGGAGTCGAAACCAACAATGAATGGACCGCGGATGACAGCCAGCTTAATGTACGCCAGGTGTATGCTGAGCTGAGCTCGCTGCCCTCGTTCAGCGGCGCCTTTGCTAATGCAACACTCTGGGCGGGAAAACGCTTTGACCGCGATAATTTTGACATCCACTTCCTTGATTCAGATATTGTATTCCTGTCCGGAAGCGGCGCAGGGATTTATGATGTGCAGATGAGTGACAGCTGGAAAGCCAATTTCTCGCTTTACGGCCGCGACTTTGGTGACATTGACAGCTCAAGCACGGACATCGAAAACTATGTGGCGACCATGAATAACCATATTGGTCCTTTTCAGGTGATGTTAAGTGGCATGAAATCGGCTGATAACCAAGATCGCGCCAGTGAAGCAGCATCCCCGACTCAGCGCGCTGAAAACGGTATCCATGCTCTGTTCGCGTATCATGGCGACAGCTTCTATGGCATACAAGACGGTTTCTCCAAGACCGGTATTTTGTTGGGTCAGGGATTAGGTGCTGAACTAAAAGGTATAGGTTCAAACGGCGATTTGAATGATGATGCCAAAGCGGTTCGTTTGTTCAGCTACGGTGTCACCCAATTTGCCGACAACTGGCGCATCGCACCAGCGCTGATGGCTGAATACAGCCAGGATCGCATTAAAAACAACGACGAGTTTATCTGGGCAACCGCCAACGTTCGTTTCGCGCAAGAGCTGACCGAGAACTTTGAGATGGTTTACGAAGGCACCTATCAGTACATGGATATGGACAACAGCGTTGAAAAAGCCAAGGGCAGTTTCTACAAAGCGACACTGGCACCCACTTTTAAACTGGCGACATCCGCCGGCTTCTTTGACCGCCCGGAAATTCGCTTTGCAGTCAGCTACGTTGACTGGAGCAGCGAACTGGATGACTACGCGGTCAGCCTGGCAAGCGACGCCAGCACCATGGGTAACGGCGGTGAAACCGTATTCGCACTGCAAATGGAAACCTGGTTCTGA
- the oppB gene encoding oligopeptide ABC transporter permease OppB — protein sequence MIKFIAKRIFEAIPTLLVLITISFFLMRFAPGNPFSSERPLPPEVMANINAKYGLDKPVSEQYFTYLTNILQGDFGPSFKYKDYSVNELISAALPVSAKVGFAAFIFTVIMGVGVGTIAALRQNTWVDYTIMSTAMLGVVMPSFVLAPVLIYIFSINLGWFPAGGWQDGSLQYMALPVIGMSLLYVATFARITRGSMIETLNSNFIRTARAKGLSYRYIVFKHALKPALLPVVSYMGPAFVGIITGSVVIETIFGLPGIGKLFVNAAFNRDYSLVMGVTILIGFLFILFNAVVDILLAYIDPKIRY from the coding sequence ATGATTAAATTCATAGCAAAAAGGATATTTGAAGCAATCCCAACCTTGTTGGTATTGATCACGATATCATTCTTTCTGATGCGTTTTGCACCAGGTAACCCATTTTCTTCTGAGCGTCCGTTACCGCCGGAAGTGATGGCCAACATCAATGCGAAATATGGCCTGGATAAACCAGTATCCGAGCAGTACTTCACCTATCTGACTAACATTTTGCAAGGCGATTTTGGTCCGTCATTCAAATACAAAGATTATTCGGTTAACGAACTAATCAGCGCGGCTTTGCCTGTTTCAGCTAAAGTGGGCTTTGCTGCTTTCATCTTCACTGTCATCATGGGGGTCGGAGTTGGCACCATTGCCGCGCTAAGGCAAAACACTTGGGTCGACTACACCATAATGTCGACCGCCATGCTCGGGGTGGTGATGCCATCCTTTGTGTTGGCACCGGTTCTGATCTACATCTTCTCCATCAATCTCGGCTGGTTCCCGGCGGGGGGGTGGCAAGACGGATCGTTACAGTACATGGCGCTACCTGTCATTGGTATGTCCTTGTTGTATGTGGCCACGTTTGCCCGTATTACCCGTGGTTCGATGATCGAAACCCTCAACAGTAACTTTATCCGTACCGCTCGTGCGAAAGGTCTGAGCTATCGCTATATCGTGTTTAAGCACGCATTGAAACCGGCGCTGTTACCTGTGGTGTCCTACATGGGCCCAGCGTTTGTCGGCATCATTACCGGGTCGGTGGTGATTGAGACCATTTTTGGTCTGCCGGGGATTGGTAAACTGTTCGTCAATGCGGCGTTTAACCGTGACTATTCATTGGTGATGGGCGTAACGATTTTGATCGGTTTCCTTTTCATTCTCTTCAATGCGGTGGTGGATATTCTGCTTGCTTATATCGACCCTAAAATTCGCTACTAA
- the oppC gene encoding oligopeptide ABC transporter permease OppC, protein MLSKKENLEAIEKFSENLEIEGRSLWQDARIRFMRNKAAMVSLFILTLITLAVIFLPMFSAYTYEDTDWYAMHAAPNAEHWFGTDALGRDLLVRTLVGGRISLMVGIMGALVAVLIGTLYGAASGFIGGRTDRIMMRLLEILYAIPFMFLVIVLVTFFGRNIILIFVAIGAIAWLDMARIVRGQTLSLRSKEFIEAAHVCGVSKWKIITRHIVPNVLGIVAVYSTLLIPSMILTESFLSFLGLGVQEPMTSWGALLQEGANTMEVAIWQLLFPAAFMVITLFCFNYVGDGLRDALDPKDR, encoded by the coding sequence ATGTTGAGCAAAAAAGAAAATTTAGAAGCGATCGAAAAGTTCTCTGAGAACCTGGAAATTGAAGGTCGCAGTTTATGGCAGGATGCGCGCATTCGTTTTATGCGTAACAAAGCGGCGATGGTCAGCCTGTTTATCCTGACGTTAATCACCCTGGCGGTGATTTTTCTGCCGATGTTTTCGGCTTATACCTATGAAGATACTGACTGGTATGCCATGCACGCTGCGCCGAATGCCGAGCATTGGTTTGGTACCGATGCGCTGGGGCGTGATTTGTTGGTACGTACCCTGGTCGGTGGCCGCATTTCTCTGATGGTCGGTATTATGGGCGCGCTGGTGGCGGTACTGATTGGTACCCTGTATGGCGCCGCATCGGGCTTTATCGGTGGTCGTACCGACCGAATCATGATGCGCCTGCTGGAAATCCTGTACGCGATTCCGTTTATGTTCCTGGTGATTGTACTGGTGACTTTCTTTGGTCGTAACATCATTCTTATTTTTGTGGCGATTGGTGCCATTGCCTGGCTGGATATGGCGCGTATCGTACGTGGCCAGACGCTGAGCCTGCGCAGTAAAGAGTTTATTGAAGCGGCTCATGTGTGCGGTGTCAGCAAGTGGAAAATCATTACCCGCCATATCGTGCCTAACGTGCTGGGTATTGTCGCGGTGTATTCAACCCTGCTGATCCCGAGCATGATTCTGACCGAATCTTTCCTTTCTTTCCTTGGTCTGGGTGTTCAGGAACCAATGACCAGTTGGGGAGCATTGTTGCAAGAGGGCGCCAACACGATGGAAGTGGCGATCTGGCAACTGCTGTTCCCAGCGGCCTTTATGGTGATCACCCTGTTCTGTTTTAACTACGTGGGTGATGGTCTGCGCGATGCGCTGGATCCAAAAGACAGATAA
- a CDS encoding ABC transporter substrate-binding protein encodes MYKNKITQALLLGAGLAVASASFSSLAANVPAGTKLADKQEFVRGNGTEVASIDPHKTEGVPESHVIRDLLEGLVNQDANGKTVPGVAESWETTDNKTFIFHLRKDAKWSNGDPVTADDFVYSFKRAVDPATASPYSWYIEMTTMVNAADIIAGKKDKETLGVKALDANTLEVNLETSVPYFVKMMGHTTVKPVHRATVEKWGDQWTKPEHFVGNGAYVVDKWTVNERLVLKRNPYYWDNAHTVIDQVTYLPIENQVAEMNRFLSGEIQMTYELPLEHFKRLKKEYPESVNVKGNLCTYYYGFNNQKAPFDDVRVRKALSYAIDRDIVANAILGQGQKPAYFMTPEITADFNPEMPAYGKMTQKERIAEAKKLLAEAGFDKSHPLEFTLLYNTSENHKKIATAIQSMWKQALGVNITLENQEWKTFLDTRREGNYDVTRAGWCGDYNEASSFLSLMQSNNSSNDQKYHSAEYDAVMEKALNAKTDEEREALYVEAEKLLARDMPIAPIYQYVTSRLVSPQLGGYPVNNAEDKIYTKDLYIKAQ; translated from the coding sequence ATGTATAAAAATAAAATCACTCAGGCCCTGCTTCTGGGGGCTGGCCTTGCAGTGGCAAGTGCTTCTTTCTCATCTCTCGCCGCGAATGTTCCCGCTGGTACTAAACTCGCTGACAAACAGGAATTTGTCCGTGGTAACGGTACTGAAGTCGCTTCTATCGATCCGCATAAAACGGAAGGGGTGCCAGAGTCACACGTGATTCGTGACCTTCTGGAAGGCCTGGTAAACCAGGATGCGAACGGTAAGACGGTTCCGGGTGTCGCAGAAAGCTGGGAAACGACAGACAACAAAACTTTTATTTTCCACCTGCGTAAAGATGCGAAATGGTCAAACGGTGATCCGGTTACCGCTGACGACTTCGTGTACAGCTTTAAGCGTGCGGTTGATCCTGCAACGGCTTCTCCATACTCGTGGTATATTGAAATGACCACTATGGTGAACGCGGCAGATATTATCGCCGGGAAAAAAGATAAAGAGACACTGGGTGTGAAAGCGCTGGATGCGAACACCCTGGAAGTGAATCTGGAAACATCGGTTCCATATTTTGTAAAAATGATGGGCCACACCACAGTGAAACCTGTTCACCGTGCAACGGTTGAGAAGTGGGGCGATCAGTGGACCAAACCTGAACACTTCGTTGGTAACGGCGCTTATGTGGTTGATAAGTGGACGGTAAACGAACGTTTAGTGCTCAAGCGTAACCCATACTATTGGGATAACGCACACACCGTTATCGATCAGGTCACCTACCTGCCAATCGAAAACCAGGTAGCGGAAATGAACCGCTTCCTGTCGGGTGAAATTCAGATGACGTATGAACTGCCGCTGGAGCACTTCAAACGTCTGAAGAAAGAGTACCCGGAATCGGTGAACGTGAAAGGTAACCTGTGTACTTACTACTACGGCTTCAACAACCAGAAAGCGCCGTTTGATGATGTGCGCGTGCGCAAGGCGCTATCGTACGCTATCGACCGTGACATTGTCGCCAATGCGATTCTGGGTCAGGGTCAGAAGCCTGCTTACTTCATGACGCCGGAAATCACCGCTGATTTCAATCCAGAGATGCCAGCTTACGGCAAAATGACTCAGAAAGAGCGTATTGCCGAAGCGAAAAAACTACTGGCAGAGGCCGGCTTTGATAAGTCTCACCCACTGGAATTCACCCTGCTGTACAACACCTCTGAAAACCACAAGAAAATCGCAACCGCGATTCAGTCAATGTGGAAACAGGCGCTGGGTGTGAACATCACTTTGGAAAACCAAGAGTGGAAAACCTTCCTGGATACCCGCCGTGAAGGTAACTATGACGTGACTCGTGCTGGTTGGTGTGGTGATTATAACGAAGCATCCAGCTTCCTGTCGCTGATGCAGTCCAACAACAGCTCCAACGACCAGAAATATCACAGCGCAGAGTACGACGCCGTGATGGAAAAAGCGTTGAATGCGAAGACCGATGAAGAGCGTGAAGCACTGTACGTTGAGGCAGAAAAACTGCTGGCGCGTGATATGCCAATCGCCCCTATCTATCAGTATGTAACTTCCCGTCTGGTGTCGCCACAACTTGGTGGTTACCCGGTTAATAACGCGGAAGACAAGATCTACACTAAAGATCTCTACATCAAAGCTCAGTAA
- the oppD gene encoding ABC transporter ATP-binding protein, translating to MSLLDVKDLRVEFTTQDGIVTAVNDLNFSLNQGETLGIVGESGSGKSQTVFAIMGLLAKNGIISGSAKFEGKEILNLPEKALNKVRAEQIAMIFQDPMTSLNPYMKVSDQLMEVLMLHKGMGKAQAFEESVRMLEAVKIPEARKRITMYPHEFSGGMRQRVMIAMALLCRPKLLIADEPTTALDVTVQAQIMDLLNELKREFNTAIIMITHDLGVVAGSCDKVLVMYAGRTMEYGSVNEIFYNPSHPYAEGLLKAIPRLDTEGDILPTIPGNPPNLLRLPVGCPYQERCHRVMDRCKREAPILTPFGDGRQRACFSDWEAWTK from the coding sequence ATGAGCTTATTAGATGTCAAAGATCTGCGCGTCGAATTCACCACTCAGGATGGGATTGTCACCGCAGTTAACGATTTAAACTTCTCGCTTAATCAGGGAGAGACTCTCGGTATCGTGGGCGAGTCCGGGTCGGGTAAGTCCCAGACCGTGTTTGCGATTATGGGTTTGCTGGCTAAAAACGGAATCATCTCCGGTAGCGCGAAATTTGAGGGCAAAGAAATCCTCAATCTGCCGGAAAAGGCACTCAACAAGGTGCGTGCCGAGCAGATCGCGATGATTTTCCAAGACCCGATGACGTCACTTAACCCGTATATGAAAGTCAGCGACCAACTGATGGAAGTGCTGATGTTGCACAAGGGCATGGGGAAAGCGCAAGCATTCGAAGAGTCAGTGCGTATGCTGGAAGCGGTCAAAATCCCGGAAGCACGGAAGCGGATTACCATGTATCCGCATGAATTTTCGGGCGGTATGCGTCAGCGTGTGATGATTGCGATGGCACTGTTGTGCCGTCCGAAACTGCTGATCGCCGATGAGCCGACCACGGCACTGGACGTGACCGTCCAGGCTCAGATCATGGACTTGCTCAACGAGCTCAAACGTGAGTTTAACACTGCGATCATCATGATTACCCACGATTTGGGGGTGGTGGCCGGCTCGTGTGACAAAGTGCTGGTGATGTATGCCGGTCGTACCATGGAATACGGCAGCGTGAACGAAATTTTCTACAATCCAAGCCATCCGTATGCGGAAGGTTTGCTGAAAGCGATTCCGCGTCTGGATACCGAAGGCGATATTCTGCCGACGATTCCGGGTAACCCGCCAAACTTACTGCGTCTGCCGGTTGGCTGTCCTTATCAGGAACGTTGTCACCGTGTGATGGACCGTTGTAAGCGTGAAGCACCAATTCTGACGCCGTTTGGTGATGGTCGTCAGCGGGCTTGTTTTTCTGACTGGGAGGCGTGGACAAAATGA
- a CDS encoding DMT family protein has translation MFGLPPIVSTIGLLVISNVFMTFAWYAHLRELEHKPWIVAALLSWGIALFEYMFQVPANRIGYTVLNLGQLKILQEVITLSVFVPFALIYMKEPFRMDFIWAGLCLLGAVFFIFRPQIIEVVARALA, from the coding sequence ATGTTTGGTCTTCCACCGATTGTGTCCACCATCGGGCTGCTTGTCATCAGTAACGTATTCATGACTTTTGCCTGGTATGCCCATCTGCGTGAGTTGGAACATAAACCCTGGATTGTGGCCGCGCTGCTCAGTTGGGGGATTGCTTTGTTTGAATATATGTTTCAGGTGCCGGCAAACCGTATTGGCTACACCGTACTTAATCTTGGTCAACTGAAGATCCTGCAGGAAGTGATTACGCTGAGCGTGTTTGTGCCTTTTGCGCTGATTTATATGAAAGAGCCGTTTCGGATGGACTTTATCTGGGCGGGCTTATGTCTACTGGGGGCGGTGTTCTTTATATTCCGGCCACAAATCATCGAAGTGGTCGCGCGTGCTCTGGCTTAG